The genomic window CGTAAGAATACCGAGTTCGTGCTGGCGGCGGCGGCGACCGGGCCGAAGCTCACGCTGCGTGAGTGCAGCGCAACGGCGCTCGGCGGCGATCTGTATCGCGTGCGGCTGGTCGTGGCGAATACCGGCTTTCTGCCGACCTACGGCTCGAAGCAGGCCGAGAAGCGCAAGGCGGTGCGCCCGATCCGCGTCGAGCTGGAGCTTCCCGAAGGCGCGACGCTGGAGGTCGGCGAGCTGCGCCAGGACATCGGGCAGCTTGAAGGCCGCTCGAATAAGGTCGCGCTCTGGGGCGGCCTCTTCCCCAGCGATAATCTCGCGCACGTCGATTGGCTGGTCCGCGCGCCCGGCGGCGGCAGGGTCACGGTAAGAGCCATCGCGCAGCGGGCCGGGACAGTAAGAGCGACGGCTGATCTCAAAGCGGAGTAATCGGTAGAATCAAGAATCAAGAACCAGGAACCAAACAAAGAACAAAGAAGAAGCATCGCCTGATGTTCTTTGCTCTTTGTTTGGTTCCCCTCAGTATTCAAGCCGCACCGACACTGCTCGGCGGGTTACGCTTGAGCTACGCCGTGATGAACTGCATGATCGTATCGGCAGCGCATTTGTATCCGCCAGCCTCCCGAATCGCGGCCTGCATCTGTGCCGCCTGCTCGCGGAAGCTGGCCTCGTTCAGCACACGAGCGGCAGCGTCGCGCAGCATCTCGACAGTCATCGTATATTTGTCGAGCGTCAAGCCCAGCCCCATCTCGGCAACTCGTTTGGCGGTGATCGCCTGTTCCGCCATCTGCGGAATGACGACCAGCGGCACGCCGTATGACAGCGCCTCCATCGTGCTATTCATTCCGCCGTGGGTGATAAACACATCGGTATTGGCGAGCACCGCAAGCTGTGGCACGTAGGGCGCGACGCTGATATTGTCGGGGAGGACACCGAGCGACGCTGGATCGACACGCTCGCCGATCGCCATGAGCACCTGCCACTCGCTGTTCCCAAACGCCTCGATGCAGCTCGCGAAGAACTCAGGCCAGGCATTGAACAGCGTGCCGAGCGAGATATACAACGTTGGCCGCCCCGGAGCACGCATCAGGGGAGAGAGCGTTTCCGGCTGTGGCACGATCGACGGCCCGACGAACACAAACCGCTCGTCAAAGGTTTCGCTCCGAGCCTGGAATGCGCGCGGCAGAAAAACGATGTTTAGCTTCTCGGCATGATCATAGATGCTCGAAGGCTCGATCGGGGGGAGGCCGTAGGTCGTGGATAGCTCGGCGAGCGCGCCGTGAATAGCCGCCTGAATTTCCGTGATCTGCTCCCCGGATACATACTTGCCGCTTGGCGGTGGCAGCGCCGCATCAGCCAGTACGGGAACGATGCCGGCTGGCATTTGCTGAATCTGCATCGGCGGCACCAGATTCGGCGACGGCGCGTGCATCATCAGCACATCCTTCGGCGGCCCTTCACCCATCGGCGGCACCAGATTCGGCGATGGCGCGTGCATCATCAGCACATCCTTCGGCGGCCCTTCACCCATCGGCGGCACCAGATTCGGCGACGGCGCGTGCATCATCAGCACGTCCTTCGGCGGCCCTTCGCCTATCGGCGGCACCAGATTCGGCGACGGCGCGTGCATCATCAGCACGTCCTTCGGCTGCTCACCTGATGCTGCTCCAAAAGCATTATGCGCGATAACCGTTGGTGCGGGTAATGGATCGTATGTCTTTCGCACCATCATGAAGATGCCGCCCGCATGAGTTGAGCAGAACATGATCGCGGGAAGGTTGAGGATCTGAGCGAGAAAACGCCCGGTGACGCAGAGCGAGTCGTAGAGGATGTAGTCGGGCTGCGACGCGCGCACCTCGTCTAGCACCTGCGGCAGCACATGCAGGCATTCCTTGATCACCAGCAGCGAGAAGTCCGTGGGATTCGCCTGAAGCGCCGGATCGACGAAGAGCGTATCGTACGAACGATACACGGCTCCCGTCTGTTGTATACGGTCCTTGAAGGTATCCGAGGAATAATAAATAATCTCTTCGCCACGTGCTACCAACTCTCGCACCACAGCCAGCGTCGGGTTGACATGACCATAGAGCGGTATATTGAGGACGACGGTTCGTGCCATGTACATACTCCTGCTATCGACGACGATGTCGCGTGCGCTACAAACAGTAAGGGAAACATTGTGCAATACGCAGCGTGAGCATCGTAGCATAAGTTAAGAGTTGTAAACATAGCCCAAACGTCATAGCTTGTTGCGAACCATGCAATGCCGGATCTGTGATCGGCGCAGTTCCTACGGATCGATCCTCCCGATACTGCCGACTGAGCAAAAGCTACGCCCGCTGGATCGTAAAGTAGAAGCGCGCGCCCTTGCCCACCTGGCTCTCGACGCCGATCGTGCCGCCGTGGGCCTCGATCAGGCCACGCGCGATCGTCAGGCCCAGCCCAGCGCCCGCCGCCCGCTCCACACCGCGCCGCGTGCGCGAGCGCTCGCCGCGAAACGAGCGCTCGAAGACATGCGGCAGATCTTCAGGCGCGATGCCCTCGCCGGTATCGCTGATCTCAACCTGCACCAGCTGGCCGCGCGGCTCGGCCCGCAGCAAGATCGTCCCGTCGGCAGGCGTGTGCCGCAGCGCGTTGCCCAGCAGGTTATGCAGCACGCGCTGAAGCCTGGGCGGATTGATCAGCACCGGATCGATGTCGCCCGCAACCTCGCCGACCAGCCGCACGCCCTGCTGCGCCGCCTGCGGCTGAAAGCTCGACAGCGTATCGGAGATCAGATCGTGGAGCGAGGCGCGCTCCAGGTTGAGCCGCAGCACGCCCGCGTCGATCTGTGATAGCTCAAAGAGATCGTCGACGAGCTGGCTCAGGTGGGCGATCTCATGCTGAGCCGAGCGCAGGTAGCGCCGCTCGCTCTCAGGATCGGCGGCGATGCCATCGGCGACCGCCTCGATCAGCGCGCGCGTCGCGGCCAGCGGCGTGCGCAGATCGTGCGAGACAGCGGCGATCAGATCGCGCCGCGCCTGCTCAAGCTCGCGCTCATGGGCGGCGGCCTGCTTGAGCGCGGCGGCCATGCGGTTGAAGTCAGCGGCCAGCAGCGCGATCTCGTCGTGGCCCGCGCTGGGCAGCACCGTGTCGAGGTTGCCCGTCGCAAGCTGGGCCGTGCCTGCGCGCATCAGCTCGATCCGCCGCGCGATCGGCGTGGCCCACAGCAGACACAGCCCGATCGCCAGCAGCGCCGCGAAGAGCAGCATCGTTAGCAGCACCGCCAGATCATGCTCCGAGATGAACATCTGCTGCGCCCCAACGACCATCATGCCGACGAGCAGCAGACAGCCAAGCAGGCTGGCTCCAACCAGTTGCCCGCGCACGCCGCCGATCCGCCCGATCACGGCAGGCCGCATCAGCACCAGCGCGCATAGGCCGCCACCGCCGCCCACGCTGGCGAGCAGCCACGCGACCGCCGGAAGATCGGCGGTGGGAATGCCCAGCAGCGTCGCGGCGACGGCCAGGGTGATCGCCAGCGCGCCAAGCAGAAACAGCAGCGCAACGCCGACCACGCGCATCATGCTCATCGCTCGCCTCCCCAGCGATAGCCAACACCCCAGACCGTCAGCAGGTAGCGCGGCTGCGTCGGATCGGCCTCGACCTTCTCACGCAGGCGGCGCATATGCACTGTCACTGTGCTGGTGTCGGCGGCGAAGGCGTAGCCCCACACGGCGTCCATGAGCTGATCGCGGGTGAAGACGCGGGTAGGATGCAGCGCCAGGTAGTAGAGCAGATCGAACTCGCGCACCGTGAGCGACACGGGCGAGCCGCGCACAACGACCTCGCGGGTGTTGGGATCGATCCGCAGATCGCCGAAGTCGAGAATCTTCTCGTCGGTGCCGGTGCTCACAGCCTCGTTGACGCGCCGCAGCACGGCGGCAACCCGCGCCGCTAGCTCGCGCGGGCTAAACGGCTTTGTGACATAATCGTCCGCGCCCACGCCCAGCCCAATGATCCGATCTTCTTCCTCGCCCTTGGCCGTCAGCATGATCAGGGGCACGCGCCGCTCCGCCTGAATGCGGCGGCAGACCTCAAGGCCGTTGATCTTGGGCAGCATCAGATCGAGCACGACCAGATCGGGCTGGTGGATCTGGTTGAGCCGCAGCGCCTCATCGCCGTCCGCCGCCGCGACGACAGTATGCCCGTCGCGGCGCAGGTACAGCCCCACCACCTCACGAATATTCGGCTCGTCGTCGACAACCAGAATCGTCGCCATAGTTGCGTCCATTTCGCTTGTGCCTTCCTCGATTATAGCAACGAAGAACAAAGAACAAAGAACAAAGGAACAAAAGAACAAGGGAAAACCTTGAGCGCGAATTGTGATGCAGAATCAGGTGTTTTCCAAAGATGCGACGTAATTCCGCGCCATACGCCAGCATAGGGCGAGAGCGCAGCCCGTCAGACCAGCTCTCGCCCTATGCTCAGGTCACACAGCTATTTCAGCGGCGCGGTCGCAAAGTTGACGCTAAACCGTCGGCACCAGATCGTCACCGAGTGATAGGCGCTCACATCGAGATCGGCGGGCAGCTCGTAGTTCTGATTGCCCTGGTTGCCCTTCAGCCGCCCCAGCGAGACATACTGGCTGTCGAGGATCGTCCGCGCATCGCTGGCATCGGCGGCGCTCGACAGCCAGACGTAGAGATCGGGGCCGTTGAGCACTTCAAAGTCTTCCAGCCGCAGCACGCGCCTGCCGTCCGGCAACTGGTAGATCGAGGCCATGCCCCGGCCCTCATGCTCGACCGGGTGGAACTGGCCCATCCGCAGCAGCCTGGGCTCGTTAGACGGCGCGGCGGTTGGCTCGGCCATGGCTGCGGGCGTTTTTGCCATCATCGCATCGCCCGATTTCTCAGCCATCATCGCATCAGGCGTTTTTGCCATCATCGCATCATCCGACATCGCCATCGCCTCAGATGTTTTTTCCGGCATAGCCTGGGCGGTCTGAGGCATCATCATATCGTCGGCTTTGGCCCCGGTCATGCTCTCCTGCACGGCGGGCGCTGCCGCCGCCGCCGGAAAATCCTCGTTGACGGTGCGCGTGATAAACAGCGGGCTGATCAAATACCACGCGATTGGCGCGGCGATGATCGCGGCAAGCGCAGCGATTCCAAACAATAAGCGTCTGCGAGTCATTCAGTTTCCTCCTGGTTTGCTCTGCTGCCTGTAGCGTAAGACTCGCCGCTTATCACGATGTTGCGCATTGCTTACGGTTTTCTTAAGCGCCGCACCTCGAAATATGAACGGAAAACATGCGTAACGGATCGTGCGGATCGGTGATTTAGGTGCTCGGCTCTTGCGCGGACAGCAGCTAAGATCTACACTTTTGCGATAGCTCATCGAGGAGGCATGACGATGCAGACGGCGAAGCGCTTGCAAAGCGGGCCGGGCCAGATGGTGGAGTTGCCGGAGGAGTTTCGATTCGAGGGCGATCACGTCTTGATCAAGCGGATGGGCAGCGCGGTTGTGCTCTTGCCGTGTCAAGATCCGTGGCAAGCGCTCTTCGAGAGCTTAGATCAATTCTCAGGCGATTTTATCGAGCAGCGTGAGCAGCCGGAGTAAGCGCTATCGATGCTGATCGAGGGCGGCCTGGATTCCTGCCTGCCTCACACAAAGCCCTCCGGCAAGCGTTGCACCCCGACATCGCGGCCCCACAGGCACGAGAAGACGCGCGGCGCGTCGTGGGGATCGGCGCTGGTCCAGAACTGCTCGCCGCCTCGTCCGGTGCCGCTGCCAAGCAGATCGTGCGCGGTGAGGACGCGGTGTAGCTGCCGCGCCACCGCAGCGCCGGTATCGATCAGCGCCACGTCCGCCCCGACCACATCGGCGATCAGCGGGCGCAGAAACGGGTAGTGCGTACAGCCGAGCACGATCGTATCCACGCCGCGCGCCATCAGCGGAGCGGTGTAGCGCTCCACCAGCGCGCGCGTCGCGGGGCCGTCAAGATCGCCCGCCTCGACCTGCTCCACCAGGCCGGGGCAGGGCTGCGTCACCACCTCGATGCCCTGCCCGAAGCGCTCAAGCAGCGCCGCAAGCTGCGCGCTCTTGATCGTGCCGACCGTCGCGAGCACGCCGATCACACCGGAGCGCGTCGCCGCCGCCGCAGGCTTGACCGCAGGCTCCATCGCTACGATCGGCAGCGTAAACGTCGAGCGGAGAAAGGTTGCCGCCGCCGCCGTGGCCGTGTTGCAGGCGATCACAATCGTCTTCGCGCCCTGCTCGATCAGAAAGCGTGTGAGGATCGCCGAGCGCTGCTGGATATAGTGCTGCGATTTACTGCCGTAGGGCACGTGGCCGGAGTCGGCGACATAGATCAGATCTTCGCTGGGCAGCGCGGCGCGAATATCGTGGAGCACCGACAGACCGCCAACGCCGGAGTCGAAGACGCCAATTGGAGCAGAAGCGTTCATGCGCGCCAGTATATCATGAACCAAAGAGGCGATTAAAATGCAACAGCCGGCGCGTATGCACCGGCTGCCTTTGGCTGGGGTACAGGGATTCGAACCCCAACTACCTGATCCAGAGTCAGGCGTCCTACCATTAGACGATACCCCATCAACCGCACGGTATTGTACCGCCTGGTTCATCCATTGTCAATCACCTGCGCCCATGCTAGAATACCCATGCCCTCGACCTTCGGGCGGGGAGCGTATTAGGTTCTCGATCCACGCGCAAGCCACCTGGATCGGTTATCGACTGGGATGGTACGATATGACACTGTCGTCACCACTGGGGCATTCCACGCCCGCAGATCTCGCCACACCTCTATCAGACGGTGCGCCTCCGACGATTGCCATCATCGGGCTTGGCCGTGTCGGCCTGGCGCTCGGACGAGCGATCCACGCGGCAGGCTACGACATTCGCGCCGTTTCGAGCCGCGATCCGCGCAAGGCGCAGACCACGGCGTGCTCGTTCTGCGCCGAAGTCCTGAACGCCGCCGAGGCCGCCCGCCGCGCCGATCTGGTGCTGCTGACCGTCTCCGACGACGCGATCACCACGGTTGCTCGCGAGCTAGGCGCTGCCGGTGCCTGGCGCTCCGGGCAGTTCGTCGTACACGCCAGCGGCGTATCGCCCGCCAGCGCGCTGCAACCGGCAGCCGACGACGGCGCGATCATCGGCGCGTTTCACCCGCTGGCCGCGTTCGCCACCCTGGACGCCACCTTGCCGCCCGGCATTACCTTCGCCATCGAAGCGCCGCCGCCGCTCCACGCGATCCTGTGGGATCTGGCACGGGCGCTTGGCGGACACGCGCTCGACCTCGCGCCGCAGGATAAGACGCTGTACCACGCCGCCGCTGTGATCGCCTCCAACTACACGATCGTGCTGGCCGCGCTGGCCGAGCAGATCTTCGAGCAACTGGGCGCGACGCCGGAGCAGGGGTTGCAAGCCTTGTTGCCGCTGATGCGCACCACGCTGGACAATCTTGAGCGGCAGCGACTCCCCGCTGCGCTCACGGGGCCGCTCGTGCGCGGCGATGTCGGCACGGTCCGGCGACATATTCATGCCCTGGACCAGACGCTCCCGCACATCGGTGCGCTCTACCGCTGCCTGGCGCACGGCGCGCTGCCGCTGGCCGAGCAGCGCGGTCTGTCGCCGCAGATTGCGGGCCTGCTGCAAGACACGATCACCCTTCCCAGCGAGCTTGCATTGGAGCACGAGCAATAATCTGCCCGCCCGTGCTTCGACAACAGGGAAGCATGGATCAGTGGGCTGCGTTATGGAGAACCGATCATGCGGATCACAATACAAGACATCCAGGCGATGAAAACGCGCGGCGAGCGCATCCCGATGCTCACGGCCTATGACTACACGATGGCGCAGATGGTCGATGCGGCGGGGATTCCTCTGATCCTGGTGGGCGATTCGCTGGGCACGGTGGTGCTGGGCTACAGCTCGACGGTGCCGGTGACGATGGACGATATGCTGCATCATGTCAAAGCCGTCGTGCGCGGCACATCGCGGTCGCTGATCATCGGCGACCTGCCGTTTCTCAGCTACACCAGCGCCGAGCAGGCGCTTCACAATGCCGGGCGCATGCTTCAAGAGGCGGGCTGCCAGGCGGTCAAGCTGGAGGGCGGCGCGGCGGTCGCGCCGATTGTTCGCCAGCTTACGCAGGCCGGGATTCCGGTGATGGGCCACCTGGGATTTACGCCTCAGTCGGAGAACGTCCTCGGCAAGCGCGTGCAGGGCAAGACCGTCGAGGCAGCGCGGCAGTTGATCGAGGATGCGCAGCGCCTTGAGCAGGCGGGCGCGTTCGCCGTGGTCCTCGAACTGATTCCAGCGCCGCTGGCGCGCGCCGTCACCGAGCGGCTGCGCGTCCCGACGATCGGCATCGGCGCGGGCATCGGCTGCGACGGCCAGGTGCAGGTCATTCATGACATGCTGGGGCTGTACACCGATTTCGTGCCGCGCCACGCCAAGCGCTACCGCAGCCTGGCCGATGAGATTCGCGCCGCAGCCGAAGAGTATGCGGCGGAGGTGCGTGAGGGCGCGTTCCCGACCGCCAGCCACAGCGCCAAGATGGATGAGTCGGTGCTGCAAGCGGCGCTCGACTCGATCAACCAGGACTAACCATCACATGGCCCGATCGCGCATGGGCATGCTTCCGATCGGGCCGCAACCTGCCACAACTATGCAGATTCTTGACACCATTCAAGCATTTCGAGCGGCTCACGCGGCGCTGCCCGGCTCACTGGGCTTCGTGCCGACGATGGGCTACCTTCACGAGGGCCACCTGACTCTGTTGCGCCGTGCCAGAGCCGAGTGCAACCATGTCGCCGCCAGCATCTTTGTCAATCCGGCGCAGTTCGGACCCAACGAGGATCTCGCGCGCTATCCGCGAGACATCCCCCGCGATCTTGAGCTGCTGCAGGCCGAGGGCGTCGATCTGGTCTTTGTGCCTGCGGTAGCAGAGATCTACCCGCCAGGCTACAGCACCTACGTCGATGTCGAGAACGTCAGCGCTATGCTCGAAGGCGCGCACCGACCCGGACACTTTCGCGGCGTTGCGACTGTTGTATGCAAGCTGTTCAACATCGTGCAGGCCGAGCGAGCGTACTTCGGGCAGAAGGACGCGCAGCAGACGGTGGTGATTCGGCAGATGATCCGCGATCTTGCCATCCCCACCGAGATCGTCGTCGTGCCGACCGTGCGCGAGCGCGATGGGCTGGCGCTGTCGAGCCGCAACGTGTACCTCGATCCAGCTCAGCGGGCGGCGGCTCCTGTGCTCTACCGGGGCTTGCAGCAGGTTGTCGAGCTCTACCAGCGCGGCGAGCGCGACGCGGAGACGCTGCGGGCGGCGCTGAGCCAAGCCCTGGCGCGCGAGCCGCTGGCGCAGGTCGAGTATGTCAGCATCGCCGATCCGGTCACGCTCCACGAGATCGACGGGCCGATCGAGCGCGGCGCGGTCGTCTCGCTGGCGGCGCGCCTCGGCACGACGCGGTTGATCGACAACGTGATCCTTCAGTAGCAGGCGGCAGGCGACAACAGATGGACGCGACGAGCGAGGCAGGTTCGATAACCTGCCTCGTTTATGTCAGGGTGGGGTATGGAAGTGGTCAGAATCAAAAGCATTGAATTGAACCGTAGGGCACGCCGGTGTCCTTGGGCCTATCGCAATGCATCTCTACGAGGTCAATCTATCTGCTCATCTCTGGAAAAGAAGCGCTGTCGGAAGGCATAGCGCGAGCTATCAGGCGCGTAACAGCCGCAAAATATCGTCGTACTCCGTGGCAGCGGCGGCCTCAGCGGATGCGGCGGCGGCTGGCACTTCCTCGATGGTCCGCTCTGCCGGTTCGGGCGTGGAAGCATCGGGCAGCGGCTCGACCGGCCTCAGCACATCTTCGGGAACGGCGACCAGCAGCTTGGCGAAGAAGCTGGTCTGCTCTGCGGGCTGGCTGGCAGCCTTGGCCTTCAGCCTCGGCTTCGGCCTGGGCGCGGGCGGCAACATCTTCGTCGCCTTCACCTGCTCGACGGCGGCTCGTCCCCGCGACAGCCGGAGCAGACCGCGCTCCTTCAGGCGGAGCAGGCCGGTACAGACCTCGATCGGATCGAGCACGGCGTAGTGGGCAACCTCGGCGATCGTCCGCGAGCCGTCGACGCCCGACAGGATCGGCCAGTCTTCCTCGTAGATTCGCACCTGCTCGCCGTTGGCCGGAGTGACGAATTCGGGCACGATGTCGAGATCGGGAATATGAGGCCGAATTCTGGACCATTGCCGAGCCAGCGCTACTGCCTGATCGATCACATTCGGCGTCGGCTCCACAACCGTCCGTTCGGGCGTGGTCTGCCCGGCAACAAAACGAAACGGAGCGTCCCCCAGTTCAAAGAGCGGCCAGAGCGCATCAAAGCCCTGCGCAGCGGGAGACGACGCATGCACGCAGCGACCTTCGACGAAGAAGATCAGATGCGTGCCTGACGGCGCTTGAATCTCGATCGCGCCAGTAACTAAACTGTTGCTACAAAGCTCCAGCAGCTCCCGCAAAGCAAAGCGAGATAAACATCCTTCGAGCTGCATGGCGACCTCACTATTCTTGATAGTTGTATCGTACCTGCTTTTGTCGTAGGTCGTCAGCCCCCGTAGGTCCTACAAATTTTTAGTACGTTTCTACCTAAGCTTGACGTTTTCGCGGTCCGCTGCTCATAATGAGCGCAGGAGTAAGGAGGCACGATGGTGGACGAGCGAGTGAAGTTATCGACAGCGGATGCGCTGACTGTACCCGCCGATGCGATTGTGGTCGAGGATAGCGGCTGGCTCACGGCCTCGCGCGGACTGGCCGCGAGCGTAGACGGGCTTAACCCTGAGCTGCGCGCACGGCGTGAGCAGGCGCTCGCGCTGCACGGCGGCCCGTACGCGATCGGCGCGGCGCTGGGCTTCCCGCTCCACCCGACGACGCACACGCTGCGCCACGCGATCTGGACGATCACCTTTACGTACATCCAGCAGCCGGAGCAGCGCGATCATCTGGTGCGGGCAACGCCGCTCGACATCGCCGCCGCCGCCCGCAGCGCCCTGCTCGAGGCGATAGAGCTGAAGGCGCGGCACATCATCATGCCCGCGATCGGCACGCGCACGGATTATCATGTGCTGCCGCCGGTGCCCAAGAAGCTGCCGCGCTATGTCATGGGCGCGGCGCAGATGATCGGCATCCAGCAGGCGCTCCAGACCGACACGACGATCGAATCCGTTACACTGGCGCTATCGCAGCGCGACTATGCGATCTTTCATGATCTGCTTGGCCTACCGTCAGCAGAATCGATCGATGAGGACACCAGCGATGAGTGATACCCGGAAAATGTGGGTGACTGAGGTTCATAATTTTGGCGGATTTTTCGGCGGCGATACCGTCACGCTCTCGGCGGTGCCCTGGCCGGAGGGAGAAGAAGAAACGCTGACGATCGACGAGAAAGCGCTGGACAATGTCACCAGCCGCCATACGATCGCGCCCGCGATGCTGCTAGAGCTGGAGCTGGTCGGCGAGCGCGTCGATCACGCGCGACTGGTAGCGGCCCGCGACCTGGATACGCTGCATGAGGCGTTGATCGCCGCGCCCTCTGCGCCTAAGCTGGATGCGCCGCGCATTCGCGCCTACCGCTGCGCCGCATGCGATCTGTGGGTGGTGGGACAGCCTTCCGAGAATCCGGCGGCGGTGTGTACGATCTGTGGACAACCTTTGGATTGACGGAGCAAACCCTGGCATGTTTTTTGCACTTCTCCAGTGGCACAAGATTTAAAGAGACAGAGCTGTTGCAAACAAGCGGAGTAGTGCCGTGAGGGTGTCAGCTCAAGGATTGGAATCGAGGAGTTTGTGCCATGATTATGCTTATTGTCTGCGCTCTGTTGCTCGCTGCTCTCTGTGTATGCTGGATCGCGACTCAGATCGACCAAGCCGCCAAGCTGACACCAGAGCCGGTACGGGTCCGCCACACGGTACAACGTCGCCGCTAAGCACGCACACAATACCAGGCCAGGAAGGGATGAGCCAT from Herpetosiphonaceae bacterium includes these protein-coding regions:
- the murI gene encoding glutamate racemase — its product is MNASAPIGVFDSGVGGLSVLHDIRAALPSEDLIYVADSGHVPYGSKSQHYIQQRSAILTRFLIEQGAKTIVIACNTATAAAATFLRSTFTLPIVAMEPAVKPAAAATRSGVIGVLATVGTIKSAQLAALLERFGQGIEVVTQPCPGLVEQVEAGDLDGPATRALVERYTAPLMARGVDTIVLGCTHYPFLRPLIADVVGADVALIDTGAAVARQLHRVLTAHDLLGSGTGRGGEQFWTSADPHDAPRVFSCLWGRDVGVQRLPEGFV
- the panC gene encoding pantoate--beta-alanine ligase, with translation MQILDTIQAFRAAHAALPGSLGFVPTMGYLHEGHLTLLRRARAECNHVAASIFVNPAQFGPNEDLARYPRDIPRDLELLQAEGVDLVFVPAVAEIYPPGYSTYVDVENVSAMLEGAHRPGHFRGVATVVCKLFNIVQAERAYFGQKDAQQTVVIRQMIRDLAIPTEIVVVPTVRERDGLALSSRNVYLDPAQRAAAPVLYRGLQQVVELYQRGERDAETLRAALSQALAREPLAQVEYVSIADPVTLHEIDGPIERGAVVSLAARLGTTRLIDNVILQ
- a CDS encoding DUF4388 domain-containing protein, with protein sequence MQLEGCLSRFALRELLELCSNSLVTGAIEIQAPSGTHLIFFVEGRCVHASSPAAQGFDALWPLFELGDAPFRFVAGQTTPERTVVEPTPNVIDQAVALARQWSRIRPHIPDLDIVPEFVTPANGEQVRIYEEDWPILSGVDGSRTIAEVAHYAVLDPIEVCTGLLRLKERGLLRLSRGRAAVEQVKATKMLPPAPRPKPRLKAKAASQPAEQTSFFAKLLVAVPEDVLRPVEPLPDASTPEPAERTIEEVPAAAASAEAAAATEYDDILRLLRA
- a CDS encoding macrolide family glycosyltransferase, which produces MARTVVLNIPLYGHVNPTLAVVRELVARGEEIIYYSSDTFKDRIQQTGAVYRSYDTLFVDPALQANPTDFSLLVIKECLHVLPQVLDEVRASQPDYILYDSLCVTGRFLAQILNLPAIMFCSTHAGGIFMMVRKTYDPLPAPTVIAHNAFGAASGEQPKDVLMMHAPSPNLVPPIGEGPPKDVLMMHAPSPNLVPPMGEGPPKDVLMMHAPSPNLVPPMGEGPPKDVLMMHAPSPNLVPPMQIQQMPAGIVPVLADAALPPPSGKYVSGEQITEIQAAIHGALAELSTTYGLPPIEPSSIYDHAEKLNIVFLPRAFQARSETFDERFVFVGPSIVPQPETLSPLMRAPGRPTLYISLGTLFNAWPEFFASCIEAFGNSEWQVLMAIGERVDPASLGVLPDNISVAPYVPQLAVLANTDVFITHGGMNSTMEALSYGVPLVVIPQMAEQAITAKRVAEMGLGLTLDKYTMTVEMLRDAAARVLNEASFREQAAQMQAAIREAGGYKCAADTIMQFITA
- a CDS encoding HAMP domain-containing sensor histidine kinase translates to MSMMRVVGVALLFLLGALAITLAVAATLLGIPTADLPAVAWLLASVGGGGGLCALVLMRPAVIGRIGGVRGQLVGASLLGCLLLVGMMVVGAQQMFISEHDLAVLLTMLLFAALLAIGLCLLWATPIARRIELMRAGTAQLATGNLDTVLPSAGHDEIALLAADFNRMAAALKQAAAHERELEQARRDLIAAVSHDLRTPLAATRALIEAVADGIAADPESERRYLRSAQHEIAHLSQLVDDLFELSQIDAGVLRLNLERASLHDLISDTLSSFQPQAAQQGVRLVGEVAGDIDPVLINPPRLQRVLHNLLGNALRHTPADGTILLRAEPRGQLVQVEISDTGEGIAPEDLPHVFERSFRGERSRTRRGVERAAGAGLGLTIARGLIEAHGGTIGVESQVGKGARFYFTIQRA
- a CDS encoding DM13 domain-containing protein gives rise to the protein MTRRRLLFGIAALAAIIAAPIAWYLISPLFITRTVNEDFPAAAAAPAVQESMTGAKADDMMMPQTAQAMPEKTSEAMAMSDDAMMAKTPDAMMAEKSGDAMMAKTPAAMAEPTAAPSNEPRLLRMGQFHPVEHEGRGMASIYQLPDGRRVLRLEDFEVLNGPDLYVWLSSAADASDARTILDSQYVSLGRLKGNQGNQNYELPADLDVSAYHSVTIWCRRFSVNFATAPLK
- a CDS encoding response regulator transcription factor, whose protein sequence is MATILVVDDEPNIREVVGLYLRRDGHTVVAAADGDEALRLNQIHQPDLVVLDLMLPKINGLEVCRRIQAERRVPLIMLTAKGEEEDRIIGLGVGADDYVTKPFSPRELAARVAAVLRRVNEAVSTGTDEKILDFGDLRIDPNTREVVVRGSPVSLTVREFDLLYYLALHPTRVFTRDQLMDAVWGYAFAADTSTVTVHMRRLREKVEADPTQPRYLLTVWGVGYRWGGER
- the panB gene encoding 3-methyl-2-oxobutanoate hydroxymethyltransferase; translated protein: MRITIQDIQAMKTRGERIPMLTAYDYTMAQMVDAAGIPLILVGDSLGTVVLGYSSTVPVTMDDMLHHVKAVVRGTSRSLIIGDLPFLSYTSAEQALHNAGRMLQEAGCQAVKLEGGAAVAPIVRQLTQAGIPVMGHLGFTPQSENVLGKRVQGKTVEAARQLIEDAQRLEQAGAFAVVLELIPAPLARAVTERLRVPTIGIGAGIGCDGQVQVIHDMLGLYTDFVPRHAKRYRSLADEIRAAAEEYAAEVREGAFPTASHSAKMDESVLQAALDSINQD
- a CDS encoding DUF2520 domain-containing protein codes for the protein MTLSSPLGHSTPADLATPLSDGAPPTIAIIGLGRVGLALGRAIHAAGYDIRAVSSRDPRKAQTTACSFCAEVLNAAEAARRADLVLLTVSDDAITTVARELGAAGAWRSGQFVVHASGVSPASALQPAADDGAIIGAFHPLAAFATLDATLPPGITFAIEAPPPLHAILWDLARALGGHALDLAPQDKTLYHAAAVIASNYTIVLAALAEQIFEQLGATPEQGLQALLPLMRTTLDNLERQRLPAALTGPLVRGDVGTVRRHIHALDQTLPHIGALYRCLAHGALPLAEQRGLSPQIAGLLQDTITLPSELALEHEQ